From a region of the Zingiber officinale cultivar Zhangliang chromosome 10B, Zo_v1.1, whole genome shotgun sequence genome:
- the LOC122028980 gene encoding uncharacterized protein LOC122028980: MSGIIWNVRGFGNLATQRRALFLRRHHHLSFLAVLEPMVDLYCRYMARHMGFEEVVSNKSGKVWFFWESTIACKVLFDHDQFLHLELSSQLFPSFMIVTVVYAKCTRLERSVLWESLEELRPEGDRLWLVGGDFNVISSMEEHSAGVLARPGAMEDFNNFIMLAGLVDAGFVGDRYTWTNNRVWKRLDRVLLSPSWGSLDFTVRVEHLSRAASDHCPLLVEFPGFQKPRASFRFQRMWVRHRDFMQTVRLNWCLPSVAQGLQRLQMKLRRLKEHLKWWNMEVFGNIHDRVLQAEESMAAAEHAYDRDPTEQSRTHRSECQAHLFRVLDMEEDFWKQRAAIRWMGEGERNTKFFHSTVQKKRAVSRLFRIWEEGQCLDQPERIRESGVRYFQELLTGETVDSTAVDTDLIPTLVSTEDNLMLAALPSAEEVKQVVWSMCQDSAAGPDGFSVAFYRACWEIVGEDVLQAVLDFFRGAELPRGMASTTIVLIPKVDSAQRWRDFRPISLCNVSYKIISKLMAQRMASVLGKVISPSQSGFVPGRLISDNILMAQELDHKLNYHIRGGNLILKLDMAKAYDRVQWGILFRVMAAFGFSEAVIAFIRRCVTSSWFSVLVNGQLSGFFRSQRGLRQGDPISPFLFILAAELLSRGIEALFAAYPGMAYATGCDMRVSHLAYADDVVIFLNGSLDCVRRGKEFLDRYEAQSEKSSFIPSRCISDRRRQQIAAVTGFGLGERPMLYLGVPIISGNKRTVHFAPLLAKIQRKFQGWNLSRLSHGGRLMLIQSVLSSLPVYLLQEGALGSLEGHLQAEAGGRAGDQTAVRGGGGLIHEVVVQIQRAVHTVGQILEEILLWDGGPRCGDSEEQCFPQLAQDDSDQSCGRETDWVDGEGTVVGVVYSAGASRCQSGPVFSWSQEILQRVLPSSVAEEVTEVQLRPEEEDVMLWRPTRDGRFTTRSAWEAYRTAHQREDVAIVTWSRLLLPTISVFIWRFFRRRLPVDVILQQRGVCLASRCQCCEAVESWEHLFYGSPVAGEVWGYFGHLFGVGSWRVMESWRAGTAWSSSGSVREITPLLICWFLWTARNDSKHRGLRPEGQKIIRQITQYWRVGMASGIIKPRHWRGAISAAQAMGIQVRIRTLHTISAVHWRRPDDGWFKLNTDGSSRGNPGESSYGAIVRDHSGQVVVARQGVLGEGSNIRAELMAILRGLELCVDRQLSPIWLESDSLVALHIIRSSGWTDWACRISGALVSQDSTLDGG, translated from the exons ATGTCTGGCATCATATGGAACGTGAGGGGGTTTGGGAATTTGGCGACACAGAGGAGGGCTCTGTTTCTGAGACGACATCATCATCTGAGTTTCTTAGCAGTGTTGGAGCCTATGGTTGATTTGTACTGCAGGTACATGGCTCGGCACATGGGGTTTGAGGAGGTAGTCTCTAATAAATCTGGGAAGGTTTGGTTTTTTTGGGAGTCTACTATTGCTTGTAAAGTTTTGTTTGATCATGACCAGTTCCTACACTTGGAGCTTTCTTCGCAGCTATTCCCTTCTTTTATGATTGTGACAGTGGTCTATGCCAAGTGTACGAGGTTAGAGAGGAGCGTATTATGGGAGAGCTTGGAGGAGCTGAGGCCAGAGGGCGACAGATTGTGGCTAGTGGGAGGAGACTTCAATGTCATATCTAGCATGGAGGAGCACTCAGCAGGAGTTCTAGCTAGGCCAGGGGCCATGGAGGATTTCAATAATTTTATCATGCTTGCTGGACTGGTGGATGCAGGTTTTGTTGGGGACAGGTACACATGGACGAATAACAGGGTGTGGAAGAGGTTGGATAGGGTTCTCTTGTCCCCCTCCTGGGGCAGTCTGGATTTCACAGTCAGAGTGGAGCATTTGAGCAGGGCAGCTTCAGATCACTGTCCCCTACTTGTGGAGTTCCCAGGCTTCCAGAAGCCGAGGGCCTCCTTTAGATTTCAGAGGATGTGGGTGCGGCACAGGGATTTTATGCAGACGGTGAGGCTGAATTGGTGTTTACCTAGTGTGGCACAGGGACTGCAGAGGCTACAGATGAAGCTGAGGAGGCTGAAGGAGCATCTGAAGTGGTGGAACATGGAGGTGTTTGGTAACATACATGACAGGGTTTTGCAGGCTGAGGAGAGTATGGCTGCAGCTGAGCATGCATATGACAGGGACCCCACAGAGCAGAGCAGGACTCACAGGTCAGAGTGTCAGGCTCACCTATTCAGAGTGCTGGACATGGAGGAGGACTTTTGGAAGCAGAGAGCTGCTATCAGGTGGATGGGAGAGGGGGAGAGGAATACTAAGTTCTTTCACTCCACAGTGCAGAAGAAGAGGGCAGTTAGCAGACTTTTCAGAATTTGGGAGGAGGGGCAGTGCCTGGACCAGCCTGAGAGGATCAGAGAGTCAGGAGTCAGATACTTTCAGGAGCTGCTGACAGGGGAGACAGTGGATAGCACGGCTGTGGACACTGATTTGATACCTACATTGGTCAGTACAGAGGATAATTTGATGCTTGCGGCCCTTCCATCAGCTGAGGAGGTGAAGCAGGTGGTCTGGAGCATGTGTCAGGACAGTGCAGCGGGTCCAGATGGGTTTTCAGTGGCCTTCTATAGAGCTTGCTGGGAGATTGTGGGGGAGGATGTCCTTCAGGCTGTACTGGATTTCTTTCGAGGGGCAGAGCTTCCACGGGGCATGGCGTCTACGACTATAGTGTTGATTCCCAAGGTGGACAGTGCGCAGAGGTGGCGGGATTTCAGACCCATTAGCTTGTGTAATGTGTCCTATAAGATCATCTCTAAGCTGATGGCGCAGAGGATGGCTTCAGTGTTAGGGAAGGTTATATCCCCATCTCAGAGTGGCTTTGTTCCAGGGAGACTGATTTCAGACAATATCTTGATGGCCCAGGAGCTTGATCACAAGCTCAACTACCACATCAGAGGAGGGAACCTTATACTGAAGCTGGACATGGCCAAGGCATATGACAGAGTGCAGTGGGGCATCCTTTTCAGAGTCATGGCAGCATTTGGGTTCTCAGAGgcagtgattgcattcatcaggaGGTGTGTGACCTCTTCTTGGTTTTCGGTCCTGGTGAACGGACAGCTGTCAGGCTTCTTTAGATCACAGCGTGGCTTGAGGCAGGGTGACCCCATCTcccctttcctctttattttggcgGCGGAGCTTCTCTCCAGAGGGATAGAGGCCTTATTTGCAGCGTACCCAGGGATGGCTTATGCGACAGGATGTGATATGAGGGTGTCCCACCTGGCCTATGCGGATGATGTGGTCATTTTCCTGAATGGGTCTCTGGACTGTGTGAGGAGGGGGAAGGAATTCTTGGACAGGTATGAGGCCCAGTCAGAGAAGAGCTCCTTCATCCCCTCGAGATGCATATCAGACAGGAGGAGGCAGCAGATAGCAGCGGTTACAGGCTTTGGTTTGGGGGAGAGGCCTATGCTTTACTTAGGGGTTCCAATCATCTCAGGGAACAAGAGGACAGTCCACTTTGCGCCACTGCTGGCGAAGATTCAGAGGAAGTTTCAGGGTTGGAACCTCTCACGCCTTTCACATGGGGGTCGCCTGATGCTGATCCAGAGTGTTCTGAGTTCTCTGCCTGTCTATCTCCTCCAG GAAGGTGCATTGGGTAGCCTGGAGGGACATTTGCAGGCCGAAGCAGGAGGGAGGGCTGGGGATCAGACGGCTGTCAGAGGTGGGGGCGGCCTTATCCATGAAGTTGTGGTTCAGATTCAGAGAGCAGTGCACACAGTGGGCCAGATTCTTGAGGAGATCTTATTGTGGGACGGTGGACCCAGGTGTGGTGACTCTGAGGAGCAATGCTTCCCCCAGTTGGCGCAGGATGATTCAGACCAGAGCTGTGGCAGAGAGACAGATTGG GTGGATGGAGAGGGGACCGTTGTCGGAGTGGTGTACAGTGCAGGGGCCTCCAGATGTCAGAGTGGACCGGTTTTTAGTTGGAGTCAGGAGATACTTCAGAGGGTGCTGCCCTCATCAGTGGCGGAGGAGGTGACAGAGGTTCAGCTGAGGCCCGAGGAGGAGGATGTTATGCTGTGGCGACCCACCAGAGATGGGAGATTTACTACGAGGTCTGCTTGGGAGGCCTACAGGACTGCGCACCAGAGGGAGGATGTAGCGATAGTGACCTGGAGCAGACTCCTCCTCCCCACCATTTCCGTGTTCATTTGGAGGTTCTTTCGGAGACGACTGCCAGTGGACGTGATTTTACAGCAGCGTGGTGTATGCTTAGCGTCCAGATGTCAGTGCTGTGAGGCAGTGGAGTCATGGGAGCATCTGTTCTATGGGAGCCCGGTGGCAGGAGAGGTCTGGGGGTACTTTGGACATTTATTTGGGGTTGGCAGCTGGAGGGTGATGGAGAGCTGGAGGGCAGGCACAGCTTGGAGCAGCtctggttcggtgagggagatcaCCCCCCTTTTGATTTGTTGGTTCCTGTGGACGGCCAGGAACGACTCCAAGCACAGGGGGCTGAGGCCAGAGGGACAGAAGATTATCAGGCAGATCACACAGTACTGGAGGGTCGGGATGGCTTCTGGTATCATCAAGCCCAGGCACTGGAGGGGAGCTATCTCGGCAGCCCAGGCTATGGGGATTCAGGTGAGGATACGGACATTGCACACGATCTCAGCAGTACACTGGAGGAGGCCTGATGATGGATGGTTCAAGCTCAACACAGATGGTAGTTCTAGAGGGAATCCAGGTGAGTCTTCTTACGGTGCTATTGTTCGAGATCATAGTGGACAGGTGGTGGTGGCCAGGCAGGGAGTCCTTGGAGAGGGCTCCAATATCAGAGCGGAGCTTATGGCGATCCTGAGAGGCTTGGAGTTGTGCGTGGATAGGCAGCTCTCCCCCATTTGGCTGGAGTCTGATTCCCTGGTGGCACTGCATATCATCAGGTCTTCGG GATGGACAGATTGGGCTTGCCGTATATCAGGAGCTCTTGTAAGCCAGGATAGCACGCTGgatggagggtga